DNA from Solanum stenotomum isolate F172 chromosome 3, ASM1918654v1, whole genome shotgun sequence:
AACAAACAGCAATACATATAAAAGTATCTCAGGGTAGTACTGATCCTAGAGCTAATGAACAACAGTAGAATAAATCTAGTGACTTGTCTATTGAGTGGTTTTTAACAATTAGAATCTTATCTTTTATCAtcttttaaagattttatttattagatGTTATGTTACCTTTTCAAAagcatatatattatttcaaataagcACCCAATTCTagatattatttgaaatatgaGGTGTCTTATTTTcctgaaataaaattttgaatgccATCAAATTATAAATGGCAGATTGATATCACAGGGGACACAACATCTTGACTGCATCTGCTACATATTCAGTCACATCAACTACGATAATATTCGGTGAACTTACTAGATTGAAATAAGGAGAAATGATCTGAAACACTAGTAGGCAGCATAGACAAAGAGTTATATTATGCTTGGCCTTTTCAGAACAAGCTAGCAAAGTTtccacaacaaaataaaatgttcCACTTAAAGGGGGTGTGAAGTTTCTATCCCTTAGAGGACAGAGATGTCGAAAACATACTTCTCATAAAACTAGAGAAATCACTAGAGTCATAAAGTGATGAAACAGATGCACACACTGTTGTTTGCCAGAACATGAAAGCTTAGGAACATGAAATTTTTCCAACACATAAACAAACATACTAGATCAGTCATTACGTAGATActataaaaaagtaaaagagataACATGAGTAACAGGTTTCAACATCCAAAATCCAATAAAATGGAGTTTTCACCAactgttttatatatattcccCATCagttgaaaaaaatgttttgttcaACTTAACTTATCATCTATGAAAGTAGCTATATCAGTAAACTTTGAAAACATTCATAATGATATGAAAATTAAAGTTCACAATAATAACTTCAAACTTTCGATCAATGGGAAATTTTAGTTCATATAGATAGATCAAACTCAAAATGCAAATCATAATACTCAAAGCCCTAGGACAAAATCAAGTACAAATTAGCAGTTATTTCATACAAACGAAACCCAGCTTTTCAATGATTTTCACAGATTTATCAAATCTTCACAAAATTTGAGTTACAAAGTCTAAAATACAAATGGAGTATATCAAACATACCTAAATCAGAACAAATAACAAACATTTCAACAAACCCATTTGTTAttctttaagatttttttagAAGCCCTTCAACGAAATTTCTGATTTTGGAAAATAGTACATGTATAACAAAATAGAGCCAATGAGGACTTAGAAATCACCTTAAGAACAGTACACCTTTATATGCAAAAGCTTAATGTTGAAAAAGACTATTTTTGGGGAAGAAGACCACTGAAGATGAACACTTCACACCGGAGAAGAAGACAACTGTAGGAGAAGGAACTAATTCTTCACCGAAGCTCCAAGTTTACTGTTGAAGAAGACCACTATAGGAGTCACTGAAGTTCTGGAATTTTAGGGCAAACTCGTGCTTTTGCTGTCAAAGAAGACCACTATTGGAGTCACCGAAGTTCTGGAATTTTAGGGAAAACTCGTGCTTTTGCTGTCGAAGAAGACCACTGTAGGACTCAACGGAGCTCTGAAATTTTAGGGCTAACTCATGCTTTGATTTTGATTATTAGAGAAATGAAATGGGTATTTGGGAATGTATTTTGAGCTCTTATTTCACTGAAATAAGAAAAGTGCGGGTCAACTAAATTTGTGGagggaaattaattttttacacATAAAATTCGCGGATTtggcaaaaaatatttaattttcactTAAACGAACTGTTGCCATAGAGGGGTTTTTTGCCACGGTTAATAAGTATGTGGCCATACATAATCTATAGCGACGATTATATAGATGATGCCACGGTTTATATTAAGAATTGTTCTATTAGATCTAAGCATATATCCCAACGGTCATAATTGTTGCAACACATACTCTATTGCCACGGTTGTAAAATTATTGTTGAATAAGCGTTGCATTAGGTCAAATTTCTAGTAGTGTGGGCTGGACGTGGGGCAAGCAAGTAgtcatttgaaattttattataacaCCAACTATTGAGAGACAGAATTGTTCTGATTCAAATGACTATCCTTATCACTCCCGCTGGAATTCCATGATTTAGGAAAAACTTTTGTGATGTTCTAATTCAATATTGGTCATGATAGAACAAATAGTAGAAGAGTTTGGAAAAAATCTTCACATTTCATACTAAAGGCACTTATGCTTGGATATATTTGTAGTAGAGTTAGAAAATTTAATCATCAAGAAATCAAAGTGTGTGATTGTCTCTACTTTTGTAAGTAATTTCTTATTGAATGAACGCAATTATAttctttgtttcaattattAAGAGTAGATAAACCCTACAAACGAGAGTTGTGAAATTCATGATGATCATTTGACCTAAAAACAGGGTCTTTATGAAATGAATCGGGTGTTGTGATTATATATCTTATTATCTCTTTCATATTAATAGACTTTTAATGGTTGCAAACATTAAAATGTGTCCTAAGTTTAGCTTGTTTGAGTAAAAGAGCATAAATGTGGGAAAAGAGTTAATAACAAGGATTCTAGAATTTGAACTCGTCTAATAGTTAATATTGTAGAAAAATTAATCAACCTTGAGTAAATATCTTTTGAAATGAGTAAAACACTTTTAGTTCGAAAGGATAAAAGCGATAGACATTAAATTTGGTTGAGAAACAGTTAAATGTAGCATGAGCTTGATAGACTAATATACTAACACACAAgataaaattttgtattaactcaaaaatgatcaaacaatCTTGGTAAACACAATTCTGATTAAAACTCTCTATAATTCTCAGTTAGGgaatattgttgattgttacTTGTTTCAAAGTGCTTTTATAGTGAAACCCCAAACTCTCTCATATTTCCTATTTGTTTTGGAAATAAGTAGCTAATAGATATAAATAGTCGCATACCACTTAGTTTTCGCTTTGCTTTCTCTAAAATTCAACCTCAATCTAGTTGGGTACTATATTTGACAACGATCGCGTTATACTTCTTTAAAGAGGTGTAATTTGGGTGTATTACTATCCTAACccattttcaattatttcttcCCCAAACTCTTAGATTGATCAATTGGCAAGAAACTGACAAATGAATTCatcattatatattataaaagaaaagagttggttcaaatattaaatagtaaaaaataaataagagaaaaaaaaaactgatggAGCTTCATatcaaagaaattgaaagattagGGCTTGTAAGCATTGAACTTTTGAAGCTTTCGTAGggaaatcaaacactaaaatgGGAGAAATTTCAATGTAAGGGACTGGAGgagaaataaaagtgaaatgGGTTAGGGTGGGTCGGGTATGATGTCAATGGGTtggattttaaatttgaatgtaATGACAGTGGTATGCTTGAGCCCAACTATTAACGAATGATATTGATgaatattttctcaaagttcgatagcatatttgtattattttttaccaAATTAGTTTTGATGACATGGACCTCTAATACGAGACCACgtggaaaaaatgattttgcaaaaatctcaaaatagaatcgTTAAAATATAACGACACGAATAGGCCCTTTCTATAACGGTAGTGACAAGATTGAGTCCAACTATTAATGGATGATATGTACTCCCTCCacacatttttaattgtcatggttttcttttttagagtcaaacgataaaaactttgactaacatttacGATGTATtctttcatcatattaatatgcaaGAAAAACTGCAATTTATGGTagtttttgtatagtttttgaatatctaaaaaaaaattgtttaaaatattaaataaatgtaATCTATTTAAcattgaaaattagtcaaattaactttcgaaaagtgcaacatgacaattaaaagctAATGGATGGAGTATAAGTCTTTTCTTAAAGTCCAATGGTACTCCGTCTAGTccataataattgaattttcgaacatttttttaatgttcAAAATAAGCTAATTGTTCAATGTTCAAGAGTGTGGTTGAAAATGTCTTTTAGTTTTGCcttttatttacattttttagGTGATAAGTTAAATAGAgttaattattcaaatttataattttactttgaattatttctattttcaaaaatagactGACAataactaaaatgataaaaaccaaaaaaaaaatatttaatttatgttctaatttattttttccttagaGGTTTTTTCCTTGTTTAATTATTGATGTATGGTTGGTCACGTGAGGAAGTTATTATTTGATGCAATTATTCGACAAGGTCACACTATTTGGGTTTGTGGATCTAAGATTTGCCGTTCACGCTTTGGACCATCTTTTTCGGATGCTCCCCTTTGTTGTCCTATTTTCACATTTCCTTTTCCAAGTATTCCCCTTACGTGTcaatactctctccgtttcatattaaatgtgaatttaattgaaaatatttgtttGATATTACTTGAATACTTATTAAATTTgaatagaattaattatttttttattttacttctataattaatatgaatttggaagtttaaacaaattttaaagatctaaagtttcttttttttcaaaagactaatATTATGAACAAATGGCAAAATAGTAAATTGATCACTTAATTAATAGTTTCTTAATCGtcatataaaatagaaaacacTTATGTAATACTCTCtgtctttaattacttgtttactcttgaattgacacacatattaagaaaataatatttgacatAATGAGCTTACTATTTTACCTTATTatttatgaagtggatgaattaaaaacttaagattttcaagaaattctatctttttcaaagtaattaattgagtggataataggtaaaaaaaaagtatcatttcttgatttatcaaaataaataaataattagaaacaattaaaaaaaaaataatgataattagGGACAGAAAGAGTacgagacagagggagtatcatTATTGGGGTAGTCCAACTTGGGAAAGTAACATTTTTGGATTACGATTTTCAAAAGGTCATAGTTTTACTCTTTTTCCGtccatttttgtttgtttaaaatgaatgttcatttttatttgtttagtttaatttttaatttttaatttattcttattattagttatagttattttttaaaatattgaatttattatattgaaagggtaagataataaaattgttatattattCCTTACTTATGTTGAGGCCTGATAAAAAATAGGATTTGAAGCTTATAATTTGTTATtcaaagtcttttatatattttttcatacattTATTAAGATAAATATACAATTTGAATTAAAGTTATTGGATTTGATCGAATTCATAACTAAAGAAATTATGTAGAATTGattagtaattttttataaaattatatattatttaaaagcTTATAATCACAAATAtctatttataaaagaaatgtGGAAATCAACCTTTAGTATATTCTAATTTCTAAGGAGTATCTTATTTATGAATTGTGGTTTGCTCATCTGATAAGATTGTACAAGTATTAAGGAAATTTTGTTAGTTTCACACATTGTGGGGCTTTTAtataaggcataatacataaataattatttaacttGGTTTCACCTGACATTTATACCTCCAATTTTTGGTGTATACAAGttgacacttaaatttgtataaaattgaacaagtaggcACACATGTCCTATGTgatataatacatgtaggacaccACATATGACACAAAATTATCATGTAGGACGCCACATAGGATaaatgtgtttatttgttcaattttattcaagtttaagtgtctacttgtgcatactTAAAATTGGAGGGCAtagacatatttatgtattatgtctttatgtaattatgaaaatcaaatataactttttaaaaaatcctaATGACATATTCCAATAAAACTTCAATATCAATTTGATTTTACCTTTgacatacataaatatgtcatttaatttggCTTTAGCTGACATTTATGATGTCCAAGGAGATAATTAAACTTgtctaaaattaaataagtagacACGCGTcgtacatgacataatacatgtagaacacaaaattattatataGGACGTCTGATAAGATGAATATatctacttatttaattttatacatacctaaatatctatttatataCCCTCAAAGTTGAAAGGCATAATTATCTATTGAACTGAAGTTGAAAGGCACatacatttatgtattatgcttttGTATTTCAAATCTCTCATTTCATATGACATGTCTAAACGGCCCTTATTGTACTCATTTTGATCGACGTAAATTAAAGTCGTGACAGTGATGTCGAACTCTTTGGGTCCATTGTCAGATCAGTTGCCCCATACAGTTGCAAGCAAGCATATTGAAGCTACTGCTTTTCTCTTCCATCAAGCAACTGCCTATATCTGCAAATCCCCCCTTTTTCCTCATCTTCCTTCACAATTTTTTCATCAATGTCAATGTGTTTACAAGCAATCAATCTCAACACTTTCATTCATCAATCTCGAACTCGAATCCCGGTACATAATCGAACTCTCGTCAATGTCAACTCTCACTTACGAATTTCACCAATCTGGAATATTCGCAAGGGAATAATCACTGCTTGCTCAGCTCCCAGCCAAGAAATTTTGCAGCAAAAACTGCCTGATGAAGATGAGAATAGTAGTAGTGATGCAGAAAACTCAGATTCAGTGGAAAATGAACAACAAGTGGTGGTGGAATTTTCTGCGAATGAAAGCATTTGGAATCAAACGGTGGAGATTATCAAGTTTTCAGGGCCAGCAGTTGGGCTTTGGTTATCCGGACCTTTGATGAGTCTTATTGATACGGCTGTTGTTGGTCAAGGAAGTTCAATTGAACTTGCTGCTCTAGGTACTTTAGAAATCAAAAGCTTATAGTACTCCTTTATACTAAATCAAACTAATTCGGGTTCTGCTTATTCAGGCCAACTAATATTAAGTTTGGTTTAGTCattgattttggaattgaacctgaaacttgaaaattttgattgaaGTTGTGATTTTCGGAATTTGAAGTCATATTTGGAAATGTATTTTAATTGCAAATAATTGAAGTTTTGTGAGCGGAAGTCCCAAATACTGGTTTGAGCTAGCTAGTTTTAgggaacttgaaaatatttgaagctgATCAAATTTCATTGCCAGACAAATTTTCCAAAACTACTCCTAAAATTTGTGACAAATGCTAGCTTAGAGTATTCATCATATTAGAGCCCGAATTTAGCTAATTGAAAGTAGCTGATAAGCATGAAAAGTAATTTTAAGTGATAAAGCTAACTTTAGGACTATTTCTTTCTTGTGGGATCTAAttagtagctcagttggttgGCTACATGAACTTTCACCTACCTTGTTGGTTAGGGTTCGATTCCCCATTTATAATCCCCTCTTCCATTTCGAGactatttctttaatttcttctttaagCTCACATAAGCAAAGTTGCTGTTTTATACTCATTTCTGCTAATGGTTCAGCTTAAACTTTTTCATTGGCAGGTCCTGGAACAGTCTTTTGTGATAACACAAGCTATATTTTTATGTTCCTTTCAATAGCCACTTCGAATTTAGTTGCTACTTCACTTGCAAGGCAGGTAACTTTTTTGAGAATTGCTGTTGTACTACTTTTTAATGGCTGATTTCTTTACCATATTATGAGCATAATCTTGGTTCTGGCGCAGGACAAAGATCAAGTGCAGCATCAGATATCTATCTTGATTTTCCTAGGGTTGGTCTTTGGTGTTCTAATGTTTTTCTGTACGAGATTATTTGGTATTCGTGCACTAACTTGTAAGCAATTCTCATACTTTTTTCTACTGGTGGATGTATCAAGTGGGAGATTGAAAATCTCTAGTCTCCTTTTTTTCCCTCAATAGTGTCATATTTTACTTAACAACTAATGGTTTTATTTGTCTGACTTTCAGCTTTTACAGGAGCCAAGAATATAGAAATTATAAACTCAGCAAACACTTATATCCAGGTTATACTTCTGTTCATAGTTTGCTTGTTCTGAagatctttttctctttctttattcCTTTTAGCATCATCGTGTTACTTGAGTAACACTGATGCTTTTTCTGTGTTTTAGTTGGTCAGAGCAAAGGATTTGTTGTTGGTCAATTCGATACATCTATATAGGGTCCAAACTATATCCAATATTTGAACAGTGTCCAGTTCCTTAAATCATCAAATGACACAGATATGGAGTCCAGTAGCATAGATGGAGAATTTGCCCCtgaaaaatgtgaattttttgCTCCAAAGAGAAGATTAACTTGGTGGAGCTGGAGAGTTGAGAGTAAATTGAATGATTGGTTAAAAATTGTTTCTGAATATTCTTCTTGTTAAGCGTTGGGGTTTTGTCTGTCCTAGTGGATACTTGCAGATAGATACATAGAATCATTGGATAAATATTGTCAATTTATCTGCTGTAGAAGGCATATAAACTTGTGTACCGAAAAATGCAGTATCGTTTCTAGTATAATCAAGTTATATTATTGTGATGCTTGGTGTATTTAAGCTTCACTTCAACTGAATGGTAGATATTATGGTTATAGATTCGAGGCTTGGCATGGCCAGCACTGCTGGTTGGTTGGGTTGCCCAAAGTGCAAGGTACAATTTACCTATCCTCAAATATCCTGTAacatattaatattttcctttacTAGTGGCCTCTTACTGATCTGGAGGTCTGTGTTATTCTATTACATCTCGTTCTTTCTTATTAGAAGCTTTGTTTAGATTGAAATACTAACATATGTCTCAGGTTTGATTGTTTATCACTTTCTATGTTTTTATGTAAGCTAATTCATATGTCCATCATTTATCAAGGTTCACTGTTCTCTACTTCGTGTTTTGCTGCATGTTCATGTTGACCATGTAGGAGATCATTTGTTGCATATGTTAAGCACTCCTCTCTTTTTTCTCaccaaatttcatatttttattgagtTGTATATATTGAGAATGAGTTGCGCTTGAAGACAGCACTAATTCCAGCTTTAATAGGAGATCTTTAACTTGCATGAATAGCTTGTCCACCAGCTCCACTTAGTTGCTGCCCTATAATTTTCCCTTGAATCAAATTAGCAAGGATGAGTAAGACAAAGGTGGAATTTTGTGATCTTTGTCATTTCAAGACTAATTAAGATTCTTGATTTCATGTATAGATAACAAAGTAAAGGTTGTTGATGGGTCTGAGAGAGACCTTTCCATATTCTGTTTCCAGCTAGAAGAGATATCCTTCTTTTTGCAGTAATATGATATGTACATTGTTCGTCTGGAAAAAGCGATGGTAGGTTTGTATTTAGGTCACTTTTGAGGTGAAGATAGTTTATGTTGTTCTGACAGTATGTATTACTTAGTTTAGATACTTACATTACTTGATCCGTATTGCCACTTtgtgatatatatttattgctCATCAATGTGCAGTCTAGGCATGAAAGATTCATGGGGACCTTTAAAGGCTTTGGCAGTTGCTACTGTTATTAATGGCGTTGGCGACATAGTCTTGTGCAGAGTCTTCAGTTATGGTATTGCTGGAGCGGCATGGGCAACAATGCTGTCCCAAGTAAACCACTCATTCCTACCAAGTCCTTTATTTTATCTCTAATATATTTGATGTGTTCTTCATCACCTATCTCTTCTATCTCCATTTTCACACATGTTAGAATAACCTTCCTAGCTTGGTAACATCGTTTTAGGTTGTTGCAGCGTATATGATGATTGAAGCACTGAACAATAAAGGCTATAAGGGTTTTGCTATCTCTATTCCATCAACAGATGAACTTCTGCAGATATTCACAATTGCCGGCCCCGTGTTTCTAACAATGATGTCAAAGGTTTGTGTGAATTGACCACATTCTCATTTGGTGCCGAAACATATTTTATGAGGGCATCTGATGTTATGCTGAACTACAGGTCGCATTCTACTCTCTACTGGTCTATTTTGCTACCTCCATGGGCACACAGACGATTGCTGCTCATCAGGTATGATAATTAACACATAATACTCTTTTGCAGTGTTATTCTCAAATGTactttatttcttcatattccCATAAACGGTGCATAGATATGACCACTAACATATTGCCTTTTTATCTAGGTCATGGTACAACTATTCATGATCTGTGCAGTATGGGGTGAGCCTCTCTCGCAAACAGCACAGTCATTTATGCCCGAATTGTTATATGGAGTCAACCGAAATTTGTCAAAGGTTATAATCTTATTTTGGTAAAAATCACAACATCCTGCATGGTTCATACTACCATAATAGGTTTTGGCATCCATCTCCGTAAATTTTGAATATGGTTCCCACATCCATCATAATTCATTGGAGAATCAAATTCTTTTAGTACAGTGTTCTGTCATCATTCCTTATTACAGTGCTCTATAAGATGAATATTTTGAATCAGGCCCGAATGCTGCTGAAGTCCCTAGTAATTGTTGGAGCATCATCCGGAACGATATTGGCATCTGTTGCAGCATCAATTCCATGGTTATTCCCCAAAGTTTTTTCATCTGATCCTCAGGTCATATGTGAGGTAATTAGTTCTATAATATCCTCACATTTCTTTTCAGTTCATGACATAGCATTCTAGACATGAAATAGATGATATTTGACACATTTTGCATTTGTAAGGATGTTCATCCTCTTCCACGTACTTACCAGAATAATACAGAAGCAAATAGAGAAATGATTAACAAACATGTTCACAAACAATGATTggacaaaagaaaaaaggtgaAAGGAAATGAGTTAGTTATTTTCTCTGTTATACGTGCTAGTTATTGTGAATGCCTGATCATGAATGGATTATTTATGTCTACTGTGTAATGCTGCACCCTTTAATTACCCCTTTATCTTTCGTcctttttatgtttaataatgAATAGGATAAACTCATAAGCTCAAAATTAGGTAACATTAAACTTATTAGTCTGAAGCCTAATTGATACAATCAGAAGGTGATGGAAGGGTATTGAGCTCTTGTGTTCTTCACATGATTCAAAAATATGATTGTCTATTTCTCATGAGAATTTATCTCTTTTCTATGGATGCAGATGCAAAAAATATTGCTGCCATACTTTATAGCCCTATTTGTGACACCCAGCATTCTTAGTCTTGAGGGAACTCTGTTGGTATGTTTCATACTTACTGTCAAGACTTTCTTTACTCGTTATTTCGATGTCTTAAGCATGTTAATCAAACAAATGATAGTTTTTTCTGTTCATATGATCATACCTATTTTGTGCTTGTAAGAAGATGCTGCATTTCAAGTTTATCGAGGGTAAAGATCATCTTCCTTCACAAGCAGAACTAGGATTTAAGTTGATAGGACAAGATGTATCTTTCATTCTTTGAGGGTTTCATTCATTTATATTTTACGAAATCATAATGAAtacttaacaaaaaaaattttgcGAGAAAACTATATAATGAGCAGACTATTAGGCAACTTCGGCAAAAATGTAACTATGTGAACACTAATCCAACAAGCTAAAGAGAAGCTCTACTATAAAGTTAAGTGATAAGTTCGGTTGTGTAGGTATTATGTAGAGATTGTGTGTGAGAGTGAGTGAGTGAGAGTGAGAGAGGAAAGGGGGAGGGAGATGATGTGCTACTTGTTAATTCTTCCAtccacttttacttgtccaccATGTTAAAAGTAGATGATCACTTTAACTTGTCCAGTTTAGAAAACTAAGAGATAATTACCATTTTTATACCTATTTTGCCCTTATTATTAAAtactaattattttcaatattcatTTCCCAACATTTTGGATTTATACTAGATGACTTGTAATAATTAGGGGTGATatagaaaattatcattttatt
Protein-coding regions in this window:
- the LOC125857401 gene encoding protein DETOXIFICATION 46, chloroplastic-like isoform X2, which gives rise to MSMCLQAINLNTFIHQSRTRIPVHNRTLVNVNSHLRISPIWNIRKGIITACSAPSQEILQQKLPDEDENSSSDAENSDSVENEQQVVVEFSANESIWNQTVEIIKFSGPAVGLWLSGPLMSLIDTAVVGQGSSIELAALGPGTVFCDNTSYIFMFLSIATSNLVATSLARQDKDQVQHQISILIFLGLVFGVLMFFCTRLFGIRALTSFTGAKNIEIINSANTYIQIRGLAWPALLVGWVAQSASLGMKDSWGPLKALAVATVINGVGDIVLCRVFSYGIAGAAWATMLSQVVAAYMMIEALNNKGYKGFAISIPSTDELLQIFTIAGPVFLTMMSKVAFYSLLVYFATSMGTQTIAAHQVMVQLFMICAVWGEPLSQTAQSFMPELLYGVNRNLSKARMLLKSLVIVGASSGTILASVAASIPWLFPKVFSSDPQVICEMQKILLPYFIALFVTPSILSLEGTLLAGRDLKFISLSMSSIFVFSSILLMLLSSKGLGLSGCWFALVVFQWARFFMALRRLTLSNGILYSEEATQNELQKLKAV
- the LOC125857401 gene encoding protein DETOXIFICATION 46, chloroplastic-like isoform X1, producing MSMCLQAINLNTFIHQSRTRIPVHNRTLVNVNSHLRISPIWNIRKGIITACSAPSQEILQQKLPDEDENSSSDAENSDSVENEQQVVVEFSANESIWNQTVEIIKFSGPAVGLWLSGPLMSLIDTAVVGQGSSIELAALGPGTVFCDNTSYIFMFLSIATSNLVATSLARQDKDQVQHQISILIFLGLVFGVLMFFCTRLFGIRALTSFTGAKNIEIINSANTYIQIRGLAWPALLVGWVAQSASLGMKDSWGPLKALAVATVINGVGDIVLCRVFSYGIAGAAWATMLSQVVAAYMMIEALNNKGYKGFAISIPSTDELLQIFTIAGPVFLTMMSKVAFYSLLVYFATSMGTQTIAAHQVMVQLFMICAVWGEPLSQTAQSFMPELLYGVNRNLSKARMLLKSLVIVGASSGTILASVAASIPWLFPKVFSSDPQVICEMQKILLPYFIALFVTPSILSLEGTLLAGRDLKFISLSMSSIFVLSSILLMLLSSKGLGLSGCWFALVVFQWARFFMALRRLTLSNGILYSEEATQNELQKLKAV